One part of the Paenibacillus thermoaerophilus genome encodes these proteins:
- a CDS encoding YkgJ family cysteine cluster protein — MECRVGCAACCIVISISTPIPGMPEGKPAGVRCVQLTADHRCSLFGKPERPAVCGDFGASEEICGRSNEEAFAILAELERVTRPD; from the coding sequence ATGGAATGCCGGGTCGGCTGCGCCGCTTGCTGCATCGTCATCTCGATCTCCACGCCGATTCCGGGCATGCCGGAGGGCAAGCCGGCCGGAGTCCGGTGCGTCCAACTGACAGCGGACCATCGTTGTTCCCTGTTCGGCAAGCCGGAGCGGCCCGCGGTCTGCGGAGATTTCGGCGCGTCCGAAGAGATATGCGGACGGTCCAACGAAGAAGCTTTCGCCATTCTGGCCGAGCTGGAACGGGTCACACGTCCGGATTGA
- a CDS encoding DUF86 domain-containing protein, with the protein MYYVNREQISERLAFVPVIAEGVERLKAARNGGGIGLVDALAQERLLHLAIEAVTDVGSLLIDGFLMRDASSYEDIVDILVTEGVFSAELGSELAELVRLRKPLVQDYYKLDRQRPHPLFASLDRMMAEFAEAVNRYLLQELGPERG; encoded by the coding sequence ATGTATTATGTAAACCGGGAGCAAATATCCGAGCGGTTGGCGTTCGTTCCCGTTATCGCGGAGGGAGTCGAACGCCTGAAGGCGGCGCGGAACGGAGGCGGAATCGGCCTTGTCGACGCGCTGGCGCAGGAGCGGCTGCTGCATTTGGCCATCGAAGCCGTCACCGATGTCGGCAGCCTGTTGATCGACGGCTTTTTGATGCGGGACGCCAGCAGCTATGAGGATATCGTCGATATTTTGGTGACCGAAGGCGTGTTCTCCGCGGAGCTGGGGTCGGAGCTGGCCGAGCTTGTGCGCTTGCGCAAGCCGCTTGTGCAGGATTATTACAAACTGGACCGTCAGCGCCCGCATCCGCTGTTTGCATCGCTGGACAGGATGATGGCCGAGTTCGCGGAGGCGGTCAACCGTTATCTGCTTCAAGAGCTCGGTCCGGAGCGGGGGTAA
- the thiD gene encoding bifunctional hydroxymethylpyrimidine kinase/phosphomethylpyrimidine kinase, whose translation MVKTATALTIAGSDSGGGAGIQADLKTFQMLGVYGASAITAVTAQNTLGVHGIYDIPVEGIALQIEAVLDDIGADAVKTGMLSKPEVIELVARIAEQRGIKRLVVDPVMVAKGGARLLVPEAESALRDKLLPLAAVVTPNAPEAEVLTGRAVRSREDQRRAARRLVDELGAGAAVVKGGHLDGEPVDVLYDGRELVELPGERYVTRHTHGTGCTFSAALTAGLAKGQPLPEAVASAKRFVAAAIREELGIGGGHGPTNHWAGARA comes from the coding sequence ATGGTCAAGACGGCAACGGCTCTGACGATAGCGGGATCGGACAGCGGAGGCGGGGCGGGCATTCAGGCGGATCTGAAGACGTTTCAGATGCTGGGCGTGTACGGCGCCTCCGCGATTACGGCTGTTACCGCGCAAAATACATTGGGGGTTCACGGCATTTACGATATTCCGGTCGAAGGGATCGCCCTCCAGATCGAAGCGGTATTGGACGATATCGGCGCGGATGCGGTCAAGACGGGCATGCTCTCCAAACCGGAGGTGATCGAGCTGGTGGCGCGAATCGCCGAACAACGGGGGATCAAGCGCCTTGTCGTCGATCCCGTCATGGTGGCCAAGGGAGGAGCGCGGCTGCTGGTGCCGGAGGCCGAGTCGGCTCTTCGGGACAAGCTGCTGCCGCTTGCGGCCGTCGTGACGCCCAACGCGCCGGAAGCCGAGGTTCTCACGGGAAGAGCGGTGCGCAGCAGGGAAGACCAGCGGCGCGCGGCGCGCAGGCTCGTCGACGAGCTGGGCGCGGGAGCCGCGGTCGTGAAGGGCGGCCATCTGGACGGCGAGCCCGTGGACGTGCTGTATGACGGGCGGGAGTTGGTCGAACTGCCGGGCGAGCGTTACGTCACCCGGCATACGCACGGAACCGGCTGCACCTTCTCCGCAGCGTTGACGGCCGGATTGGCCAAAGGCCAGCCGCTGCCGGAAGCCGTCGCTTCGGCCAAACGGTTTGTGGCGGCGGCCATCCGCGAAGAACTCGGAATCGGCGGCGGACACGGCCCGACCAACCATTGGGCAGGTGCGCGCGCATGA
- a CDS encoding thiamine phosphate synthase: MSLKDTLSVASLPGVLEAVRAFHIREKARSPREVLEWAEAMAEAVGTDRLWINDRADIAAAVGAGGLHLPAAGLPPHAARAVLPRGCRIGRSVHSVQEAAQAQAEGADYLLFGHVYPTGSKPGLPARGLDLLAEIVSFSDLPVLAIGGITPERTPEVLATGCAGIAVMSTGFESPDPERTALAYRSALDECDREPKRVFPPIAPPQGS; the protein is encoded by the coding sequence ATGTCCCTGAAGGATACCTTGTCGGTCGCTTCGTTGCCCGGCGTCTTGGAGGCGGTTCGGGCGTTTCATATCCGGGAGAAAGCCCGCTCCCCGCGCGAGGTGCTGGAGTGGGCGGAGGCGATGGCCGAAGCGGTCGGAACGGACCGCCTCTGGATCAACGACCGGGCCGACATCGCCGCCGCGGTCGGAGCGGGCGGGCTCCACTTGCCGGCCGCTGGGCTGCCGCCGCATGCGGCCCGCGCCGTATTGCCCCGGGGCTGCCGGATTGGCCGCTCCGTACATAGCGTGCAGGAAGCCGCGCAAGCCCAGGCCGAGGGCGCCGATTATCTGCTGTTCGGGCATGTGTACCCGACCGGCTCCAAACCGGGGCTGCCCGCCAGAGGTTTGGACCTGCTGGCCGAGATCGTGTCGTTCTCGGACTTGCCCGTGCTGGCGATCGGCGGCATCACGCCCGAACGGACCCCGGAGGTGCTGGCGACCGGCTGCGCGGGCATCGCCGTCATGTCGACCGGCTTCGAATCGCCCGACCCGGAACGGACGGCGCTCGCCTACCGCTCCGCCCTTGACGAATGCGACCGCGAACCGAAGCGGGTTTTCCCGCCGATCGCGCCGCCGCAAGGCAGTTAG
- the thiO gene encoding glycine oxidase ThiO — MTTYDAAIAGGGIIGLSVAYELAKTGRKVAVVDRGPLHGEAVSAAAGMLGAEAESHHGGAFFEMCKWSRGLYRSWAEELKDRSGVSIEYVPEGIIRAALDEADEAELLARAAWNSEAEWLSPEEIVRMEPEVASGELRGGYYFRHDHQVHPLRLATALRRACAALDVAFHEDRPVTSLLKEGNRVTGLQTSAGPIFAQQTIVAAGSWSSSLLSPHGIDLPVFPVKGQCYSVAPEKPLTRRTLFVQGCYLVPKMDGTIWVGATQEEAGYDKTPTVGAMAALHAKAVRLLPAMERARFVRTWAGLRPGTPDGLPWIGFVPGVDGLLVATGHYRNGILLAPATGRLVKELASGEPCSFPIDHCSPARSADGRGEIIRS, encoded by the coding sequence ATGACAACGTATGACGCAGCGATCGCCGGCGGAGGCATTATCGGACTCTCCGTCGCGTACGAATTGGCGAAAACAGGGCGCAAGGTCGCAGTCGTCGATCGAGGACCTCTGCACGGCGAAGCCGTATCGGCGGCCGCCGGCATGCTGGGAGCGGAGGCGGAATCGCATCACGGCGGCGCTTTTTTTGAAATGTGCAAGTGGAGCCGCGGCTTGTACCGGTCCTGGGCCGAGGAACTGAAGGACCGGTCCGGCGTATCCATCGAATACGTGCCGGAAGGCATTATCCGGGCGGCGCTTGACGAAGCGGACGAAGCCGAGCTTCTCGCCCGCGCGGCCTGGAACTCGGAAGCGGAGTGGCTGTCGCCGGAGGAGATCGTCCGGATGGAACCGGAGGTTGCGTCCGGCGAGCTGCGCGGCGGCTATTATTTTCGCCATGACCATCAGGTTCATCCGCTCCGTCTCGCGACGGCGCTCCGGAGGGCCTGCGCGGCGCTGGACGTCGCGTTCCACGAAGACCGGCCCGTAACGTCGCTGCTGAAAGAAGGAAACCGCGTGACCGGATTGCAGACGTCGGCGGGACCGATCTTCGCGCAGCAGACCATTGTCGCCGCCGGATCTTGGAGCTCGTCGCTGCTGTCGCCGCACGGCATCGATCTGCCCGTCTTTCCGGTCAAAGGGCAATGCTACTCCGTCGCGCCGGAGAAGCCGCTCACCCGGCGGACGCTGTTCGTCCAAGGCTGCTACCTTGTGCCGAAGATGGACGGCACGATCTGGGTCGGAGCCACGCAGGAGGAAGCCGGCTACGACAAGACGCCCACCGTCGGAGCGATGGCCGCCCTGCACGCCAAGGCGGTCCGGCTGCTTCCCGCGATGGAGCGCGCCCGGTTCGTCCGCACCTGGGCGGGCTTGCGCCCCGGGACGCCCGACGGCCTGCCATGGATCGGCTTCGTCCCCGGAGTGGACGGCCTCCTGGTGGCTACCGGACATTACCGCAACGGCATCCTGCTGGCTCCGGCGACGGGCCGGTTGGTGAAAGAACTGGCGTCCGGGGAACCGTGCTCGTTCCCGATCGACCACTGCTCGCCCGCGAGGAGCGCGGACGGGCGCGGCGAAATCATCCGTTCATAA
- a CDS encoding aspartyl-phosphate phosphatase Spo0E family protein, producing the protein MGEDERLEKQRDALQDRLSRLVWETGTLVHPSVVAVSQELDHVIVDLQRRLCGIGKR; encoded by the coding sequence ATGGGAGAGGACGAAAGGCTTGAGAAGCAGCGGGATGCGCTTCAGGATCGCTTGTCGCGGCTGGTCTGGGAGACCGGAACGCTGGTGCACCCGAGCGTGGTGGCCGTCAGTCAGGAGTTGGATCACGTTATCGTCGATCTGCAGCGGAGACTGTGCGGCATCGGAAAAAGATAA
- the nagZ gene encoding beta-N-acetylhexosaminidase, with the protein MTKTENVWHRKAKDMSLREKIGQLFVCGFPGLAPDDGIRELISDYGLGGVICFRRNVSDPEQVRRLTEALQAEARSAGQPPLWIAIDQEGGMVARIDAGVTVMPGSMAIGACGDPDAAYRAALGSGRELRAMGINFNFAPCLDVNNNADNPVIGVRSFGESPEAVANLGMRQIRGYRDAGVAAAAKHFPGHGDTATDSHHEVPVVPHARERLEQVELLPFRTAIAGGVDAIMTAHVVFPAYEPDGIPATVSPRVIDGLLRRTLGYDGVIITDCLEMNAISDTLGVAEGAVAALAAGVDLVLVSHRHDRQKAALEAVYEAVRSGRLDEARINASVDRILRLKAARRIGEGTAKSEAELRRRLLTGDTLATASGICARSVTLVHDKGGALPLSGKRKTLVIWPEVRAATEIDEIIPQELTLGRALSDLLPDVTELRIGVEPMRQEMENAMAAAAQAEQIVMVTYNAHLVAAQRELAAKLAELPGKSVTAVAARNPYDLLALPEVSAYLACYENRPLMMRAVADVLAGRRRPEGRLPVSLGEDYPRGWSVTP; encoded by the coding sequence ATGACGAAAACGGAAAACGTATGGCACCGGAAGGCCAAGGACATGTCCCTGAGGGAGAAGATCGGTCAACTGTTCGTGTGCGGCTTCCCCGGTCTTGCGCCGGACGACGGCATCCGGGAGCTGATCTCGGATTACGGGCTGGGCGGCGTCATCTGCTTCCGCCGCAACGTCTCCGATCCGGAGCAGGTACGGAGGCTGACGGAAGCGCTCCAGGCGGAGGCCCGGTCGGCGGGACAACCTCCGCTGTGGATCGCGATCGATCAGGAAGGCGGCATGGTGGCGCGTATCGACGCCGGCGTCACCGTCATGCCGGGCAGCATGGCGATCGGCGCGTGCGGAGATCCCGACGCCGCTTACCGCGCGGCGCTCGGTTCCGGCAGGGAGCTGCGCGCGATGGGGATCAACTTCAACTTCGCCCCTTGCCTCGACGTGAACAATAACGCGGACAATCCCGTCATCGGCGTCCGTTCGTTCGGCGAATCGCCGGAAGCGGTGGCCAATCTGGGCATGCGGCAGATTCGCGGCTACCGCGACGCCGGCGTGGCGGCGGCCGCCAAGCACTTTCCGGGCCACGGGGATACGGCGACCGATTCGCACCACGAGGTTCCCGTCGTGCCGCACGCCCGCGAACGTCTGGAGCAGGTTGAGCTGCTGCCGTTCCGCACCGCGATCGCGGGCGGCGTCGACGCCATCATGACCGCCCACGTCGTCTTCCCGGCGTACGAGCCAGACGGCATCCCGGCCACGGTCTCGCCTCGGGTGATCGACGGGCTGCTCCGCCGCACGCTCGGCTACGACGGCGTCATCATCACCGACTGTCTGGAGATGAACGCGATCTCGGATACGCTGGGCGTGGCGGAGGGGGCGGTAGCGGCGCTCGCTGCGGGAGTCGATCTGGTGCTGGTCAGCCACCGGCACGACCGGCAGAAGGCCGCGCTCGAAGCCGTCTACGAGGCGGTGCGGAGCGGCCGGCTGGACGAGGCGCGGATCAACGCGTCCGTGGACCGCATCCTGCGGCTCAAGGCGGCCCGCCGTATCGGCGAAGGCACGGCGAAAAGCGAGGCCGAACTCCGCCGCCGGCTGCTGACGGGCGACACCCTCGCGACGGCTTCGGGCATCTGCGCGCGCAGTGTGACGCTCGTGCACGACAAAGGCGGCGCGCTGCCGCTGAGCGGAAAGCGGAAGACGCTGGTCATCTGGCCGGAAGTGCGCGCCGCCACGGAAATCGATGAGATCATCCCGCAGGAGCTGACGCTGGGACGCGCGTTGTCCGATCTGCTTCCGGACGTAACCGAGCTGCGGATAGGCGTGGAACCGATGCGGCAGGAGATGGAAAACGCCATGGCTGCCGCCGCCCAAGCCGAACAAATCGTCATGGTGACGTACAACGCCCATCTCGTTGCGGCGCAGCGGGAGCTGGCGGCGAAGCTGGCGGAGCTGCCGGGCAAGAGCGTAACGGCGGTCGCCGCGCGCAATCCGTACGATCTGCTGGCACTTCCGGAAGTGTCGGCTTATCTCGCCTGCTACGAGAATCGGCCGCTGATGATGCGGGCGGTCGCCGATGTGCTGGCGGGACGCCGGCGTCCCGAGGGGCGCCTGCCGGTATCACTCGGCGAGGATTACCCTCGCGGCTGGAGCGTTACGCCATAA
- a CDS encoding response regulator transcription factor: protein MRLKALIADDELHILQNLNAVIRWERLDIEVVGLARTGEQALALATEHGPHLVLSDIRMPNMDGLRFVEALKKAQPDVRVLMITGYQDYEYARTMIRLGVSDYILKPIDYEGLETTIRELASDIRERLEERRLAFDGQSARADAAGAEAAGAEWPPRKKSREQLMKEAGEFIRRNLGRDFGLEDVADHLGISNSYFSLLFKQTYGETFVEHVTRSRIEKAKTLLVQTPYSVTEIGKAVGYADRRYFTKVFQRLTGTIPSEYRERHLTKEDRP from the coding sequence ATGAGGCTTAAAGCGTTGATCGCGGACGACGAGCTGCACATCTTGCAGAACCTGAACGCCGTTATTCGATGGGAGCGGCTGGATATCGAAGTGGTCGGGCTCGCCCGAACCGGCGAGCAGGCTTTGGCGCTGGCGACTGAGCACGGTCCGCATCTGGTGCTCAGCGATATCCGCATGCCGAATATGGACGGCTTGCGGTTTGTCGAAGCGCTCAAGAAGGCGCAGCCCGACGTGCGCGTCCTGATGATTACGGGGTATCAGGACTACGAATACGCCCGGACGATGATCCGTCTCGGCGTCAGCGACTATATCCTGAAGCCGATCGATTACGAAGGGCTGGAGACGACCATTCGCGAGCTGGCGTCGGACATACGGGAGCGCCTGGAGGAGCGGCGTCTCGCCTTCGACGGGCAGTCCGCGCGGGCCGATGCCGCCGGAGCGGAGGCGGCGGGCGCGGAGTGGCCTCCGAGGAAAAAAAGCCGGGAGCAGCTTATGAAGGAGGCCGGCGAATTCATCCGCCGCAATCTCGGCAGAGACTTCGGGTTGGAAGACGTCGCCGATCATCTGGGCATCAGCAACAGCTACTTCAGCCTGCTGTTCAAACAAACGTACGGCGAGACGTTTGTCGAGCACGTCACGCGCAGCCGGATCGAGAAGGCGAAGACGCTGCTCGTGCAGACGCCGTATTCGGTGACGGAGATCGGCAAGGCGGTCGGGTACGCCGACCGGCGATATTTTACCAAGGTGTTCCAGCGGTTGACGGGCACGATCCCGTCCGAATACCGGGAGCGGCACCTCACTAAGGAGGATCGTCCATGA
- a CDS encoding cache domain-containing sensor histidine kinase, whose amino-acid sequence MSLRKKLLFAFTLFVIVPLIGLGIGSYMLGQQIIEKKFNEQSATTIEAMSRNIGYMFKEANYYSDVWLVKPEIQSLYRVLDGSAAEISEWPFYENTLRKTLLTFNPIKAVALYGKDNLIIRAGRDSIPAIPYEQLIQHPVYNRIKQLNGVPLWIGPEEYPELTGSLRYFDQIRVVKDFYTMDNRGLLSLRFQFSELDRIFRPYASGDQGVYRYLIVGQSGIVLYDNRRELEGKRIGGELPEFVLESDGLVSGKTDFLGTPSMVMSSPLGLEDMGVFGWRIVSIAPLQYVTGEVNLLLEAVGAILLFGLASALLFNNVFVGRTVRAILRVVASMKRVERGDLSTRLRVAGNDELTVLAKGFNSLIGRVEDLLEEVKREQDRKNRAELMLMQAQIKPHFLFNTLESINTLAIQNQGRQVSQMVQKLGKLLRISIHPDEEITVSQEIEHLRSYLDIQMFRFVDSFVYEIVVPDELGDRIMPKLTLQPLVENCLQHGFEGLDRTGRITIKIREERGDLVFYVADNGRGIQADRLARFGSEPDDKTSPTPVGREHLRLGVRSVADRIRIMYGSRYGITICSAEGYGTTIRGCMPLRRRDEP is encoded by the coding sequence ATGAGCCTGAGGAAAAAGCTGCTGTTCGCTTTCACGTTGTTCGTGATCGTTCCGCTAATCGGCTTGGGGATCGGTTCCTACATGCTCGGCCAGCAGATCATCGAGAAAAAGTTCAACGAGCAGTCGGCGACGACGATCGAAGCGATGAGCCGCAATATCGGCTATATGTTCAAGGAAGCCAATTATTACTCCGACGTCTGGCTGGTGAAGCCCGAAATCCAATCGCTGTACCGCGTGCTGGACGGTTCGGCGGCGGAAATCTCGGAGTGGCCGTTTTACGAGAACACGCTGCGGAAGACGCTGCTTACGTTTAACCCGATCAAGGCGGTGGCGCTGTACGGCAAGGACAACCTGATCATTCGCGCGGGACGCGACTCGATCCCGGCCATTCCGTACGAGCAGTTGATCCAGCATCCCGTCTATAACCGGATCAAGCAGTTGAACGGCGTGCCGCTGTGGATCGGGCCCGAGGAATATCCCGAGCTGACCGGCTCGCTCCGGTATTTCGACCAGATCCGCGTCGTGAAGGATTTCTATACGATGGACAACCGCGGATTGCTGTCGCTGCGGTTCCAGTTCAGCGAACTGGACCGGATCTTCCGCCCGTACGCGAGCGGCGACCAGGGCGTCTACCGGTATCTCATCGTCGGCCAATCGGGCATCGTCCTGTACGACAACCGGCGCGAGCTGGAAGGGAAACGCATCGGGGGCGAACTGCCGGAATTCGTGCTGGAATCGGACGGTCTTGTCAGCGGCAAAACCGATTTCCTCGGCACGCCCAGCATGGTGATGTCTTCGCCGTTGGGATTGGAGGACATGGGCGTGTTCGGCTGGCGTATCGTCTCGATCGCCCCGCTGCAGTATGTGACGGGGGAAGTCAACCTGCTGCTCGAAGCGGTGGGAGCGATCCTCTTGTTCGGTTTGGCGTCGGCGCTGCTGTTCAACAATGTGTTTGTCGGCCGCACGGTCCGGGCGATCCTGCGGGTCGTCGCGTCGATGAAGCGCGTGGAACGCGGCGATCTGTCGACCCGGCTGCGGGTCGCGGGCAACGACGAGCTGACCGTGCTGGCCAAAGGCTTCAACAGTCTGATCGGGCGGGTCGAGGACCTGCTGGAGGAAGTGAAGCGGGAGCAGGACCGGAAGAACCGGGCGGAGCTGATGCTGATGCAGGCCCAGATCAAGCCGCATTTTCTGTTTAACACGCTGGAGTCGATCAACACGCTGGCGATTCAAAACCAGGGCCGGCAGGTCAGCCAGATGGTGCAGAAGCTGGGCAAGCTGCTTCGCATCAGCATTCATCCGGACGAGGAGATTACGGTCAGCCAGGAGATCGAGCATCTGCGAAGCTATCTCGACATCCAGATGTTCCGGTTCGTGGACAGCTTCGTCTACGAGATCGTCGTACCCGACGAGCTCGGCGACCGGATCATGCCGAAGCTGACGCTTCAGCCCCTTGTGGAAAACTGCCTGCAGCACGGTTTCGAAGGGCTTGACCGCACCGGCCGCATCACGATCAAGATCCGCGAGGAACGAGGCGATCTCGTCTTCTACGTTGCGGACAACGGCCGCGGCATTCAGGCGGACAGGCTCGCCCGCTTCGGATCGGAGCCGGACGACAAGACGTCCCCGACGCCCGTCGGCCGGGAACATCTGCGGCTTGGCGTGCGCAGCGTCGCGGACCGGATTCGGATCATGTACGGCAGCCGTTACGGAATCACCATTTGCAGTGCGGAAGGATACGGCACAACGATTAGAGGATGCATGCCGCTTCGCCGGAGGGATGAACCATGA